Proteins from a single region of Apium graveolens cultivar Ventura chromosome 7, ASM990537v1, whole genome shotgun sequence:
- the LOC141671079 gene encoding uncharacterized protein LOC141671079 isoform X3: protein MEFNLFDHNRFVSHPSNHHRDIHRHNFPPAPPFHLPPAPPPLYSSLPLAPPPPPPPQHSNFTFMNESPRLLSGRVPDPYPMTRPERVEYNPSGSYNCDSDYINSVGFEFIDGYRDGNVNVNKSQIQRSLWNDRNDDVANYRDIGYKFETRDLEFRNENRENLSYESRYGNVLENERFLNDNRESRRSVDWERDGSVMDLMRRARDRERERERERELERISIKEREEREENFHTPNKKSVLLRIGKPNDVRYSRSYEKNLSGSRGKGKAKEKEKGKDGVVFPKFRIEDEKERSPVDLDVSFKSNGLVANVSPGKRFTPKRRKGRKGNAFNSPKTKLVEHSVRLASTIHVRDSPSRSEKTPVKVEDNTVFGALSVAKSSADTSSAETLKKIESVIVSGSGSGTKGAESKGLKRCVQDTVSDKSHEQSGFRESPSYKSRKKKKVASVPLHASHLELKKESEFFTLDNSTHVPLLPIQGVMHMNKKINSIVIKHDDIVSLSSPNVLNVNKLDAVPQTIVSDMDNVASKAESSILPDVTTKRSLHLLDSLFSQENKLDKDTSIPCGSDKMYVPVLDNVGTECQHEYNLSGLAREKDRTKEPCKNGKDISLENGLCNGSSAGIMAGCNHSEHGKVSASEFGFRSTAVSNIDLIDAGAKQSVLIENNILLPSNIQEACLGAADISIELSRADANKVEFTEDKRSSYCDPSSPSSSECAITVIEGDKIVSCPVGDIRRQISLTGTNIHVNAVVGNCPNAEVPTFENQEVCSGMVYPNVKRKRYTEQIQSDLSGARTCDKHLKVNEDNVISCSLKEVLVKNEVSSCAGNLHAASQNFEDGDICAQPNEISLEVGVVRTGTNVDPDGACPFKKIKVFHNDDGKTASGGASVLIPNISLNNFKEEKKELVNDKLINSNNASVPSQDTHTIVEALKPSKGDLTLTRKKPTSAVPRVFTSPSSLNLSNSKRATPLNHNAKSRSWHRPGTLIASMQPVNKTFSPPVSASRISPKKAGKVQGSSYIRKGNSLVRKPSTVSAIPYGSPACTVYQLNSSGKDDIRKSSWSGNKTGINGSASWLRTRDGDENCKSSRPDSMEVIANSASHLITGGLVATSEGTKIPPLPQINKLKDTTSIHAGDCTPSPLENSPSDSCPEASLTPLQQTPNVDIPNILEDDPKLSGTSEHGTGLNSDLENERVLDKGKSGERITYVKRKSNQLIATRNVNDISNQDADKLQVLPSDSYYKRRKNQLIRASTENHNMRREVPASTVNSERKRISSNTSGGSLSKRHFNKVWRLGKTHSPKKVGSSLREKSVLFPWKRTVCWQNSIHNTPYTSTNNSLTSIRSRRGFSLRISKLLSVGGSSLKWSKSIEKNSKRANEEATLAVAAVQKKKRDQKNARVVPGTKSRNKFSRKLVNSMKLHPGERIFRIGSLRYKMDPTRRTLQRISDVEASCSPTSNSEKNVKKSYVPRRLVIGNDEYVRIGNGNQLIRDPKKRTRALASEKVRWSLHTARLRLARKSKYCQFFTRFGKCNKDDGKCPYIHDHSKIAVCTKYLSGSCTSLNCKLTHKVIPERMQDCSYYQQGSCSNHSCPYRHVNVNANASICEGFLKGYCDDGNECRKKHTYVCPKYEETGICPQGSKCKLHHPKKRSKGLKRKLSRGKKNAHGRYFGSRSFDTIGSITAGSEKLHLKNSDDIFNLEGKFTDYISLDISDEEAGETVDPLMEQITMCASDVQVADLDEQIKPVGVMHRLPTADPSLIIDSLG, encoded by the exons ATGGAATTCAACCTATTCGATCACAACAGGTTTGTTTCTCACCCGTCTAATCACCACCGTGATATTCACCGGCACAATTTTCCTCCGGCGCCGCCGTTTCACCTTCCTCCGGCGCCGCCGCCGTTGTATTCGTCTCTGCCGCTGGCTCCTCCACCTCCACCGCCTCCGCAGCATTCGAATTTCACTTTTATGAATGAATCGCCTAGGCTTTTGTCGGGTCGGGTTCCTGACCCGTACCCGATGACCCGACCCGAGAGAGTTGAGTATAATCCTTCAGGTAGTTATAATTGTGATTCTGATTATATTAATTCTGTTGGATTTGAATTTATTGATGGATATAGAGATGGTAATGTTAATGTTAATAAAAGTCAAATTCAACGGAGTTTATGGAATGATAGGAATGATGATGTGGCTAATTATCGTGATATTGGTTATAAGTTCGAGACTCGTGATTTAGAGTTTCGGAATGAGAATAGGGAGAATTTGAGTTACGAGTCGCGGTATGGGAATGTGTTGGAGAATGAGAGGTTCTTGAATGATAATAGAGAAAGTCGGAGGTCGGTGGATTGGGAGCGTGATGGTAGTGTTATGGATTTGATGAGACGTGCGCGAGATAGAGAGCGGGAACGAGAGCGTGAGAGAGAGCTAGAGAGGATTAGTATTAAGGAGAGGGAGGAGAGGGAGGAGAATTTTCATACTCCGAATAAAAAGAGTGTTTTGCTTAGGATAGGGAAGCCGAATGATGTGAGATATAGTCGGAGTTATGAAAAGAATTTGAGTGGTTCAAGGGGTAAAGGGAAAGCTAAAGAGAAAGAGAAAGGGAAAGACGGGGTTGTGTTTCCGAAATTTAGGATAGAGGACGAGAAAGAACGTAGTCCGGTTGATCTTGATGTTTCTTTCAAGTCTAATGGACTGGTAGCTAATGTGAGCCCTGGTAAGCGTTTTACACCTAAACGTAGGAAGGGGAGGAAAGGTAATGCATTTAATTCACCAAAAACAAAACTTGTCGAACATTCTGTTAGGTTAGCCAGTACAATACATGTAAGAGACAGTCCATCTAGATCCGAGAAGACCCCGGTGAAAGTAGAAGATAATACAGTGTTTGGTGCTTTAAGTGTTGCCAAAAGTTCAGCTGACACTAGTTCAGCAGAGACTCTGAAAAAAATTGAAAGTGTCATCGTTTCTGGTAGTGGAAGCGGAACAAAAGGTGCTGAGAGTAAGGGATTAAAGAGATGTGTACAGGATACGGTTTCAGATAAGAGTCATGAACAGAGTGGTTTTCGTGAATCTCCATCATACAAGAGTAGGAAAAAGAAGAAAGTTGCTTCGGTTCCTTTACATGCATCACATTTGGAATTGAAGAAAGAGAGTGAATTTTTCACTTTAGATAATTCAACACACGTACCCCTTTTACCCATCCAGGGTGTAATGCATATGAATAAAAAGATCAATTCCATTGTTATTAAACATGATGATATTGTTTCACTATCTTCTCCAAATGTTCTGAATGTTAACAAATTGGATGCAGTTCCTCAAACTATTGTGTCAGATATGGACAATGTTGCAAGTAAAGCTGAGAGTTCAATCTTACCTGATGTAACCACAAAGCGATCATTACATCTCTTGGATTCACTTTTCTCTCAGGAAAACAAACTTGACAAGGATACCAGCATTCCATGTGGGTCAGATAAAATGTATGTACCGGTTTTGGACAATGTTGGTACAGAATGCCAACATGAGTATAATCTTTCTGGCCTTGCTAGGGAGAAGGATCGTACCAAAGAGCCTTGTAAGAATGGAAAAGATATATCTCTGGAGAATGGGTTATGTAACGGCTCTTCAGCGGGTATCATGGCAGGGTGCAATCATTCCGAGCACGGTAAAGTTTCAGCATCTGAATTTGGTTTTAGAAGCACTGCAGTTTCCAATATTGACTTGATAGATGCAGGCGCTAAACAGTCTGTGTTAATTGAGAACAATATCTTGCTACCATCTAACATTCAGGAAGCATGCCTGGGTGCTGCTGATATCAGTATTGAATTGTCCAGAGCAGATGCCAACAAAGTTGAGTTCACAGAAGATAAACGCAGCTCTTACTGTGATCCTAGTTCCCCTTCAAGTTCCGAATGTGCTATTACTGTTATCGAAGGTGACAAAATCGTTTCATGTCCTGTAGGTGATATTAGAAGACAGATTTCTCTGACTGGGACCAATATACATGTGAATGCAGTAGTTGGTAATTGTCCAAATGCCGAGGTTCCCACATTTGAAAATCAGGAAGTTTGTTCTGGAATGGTCTATCCTAATGTGAAGAGAAAGAGGTACACTGAACAAATTCAGTCAGATCTGTCTGGTGCAAGGACATGTGACAAACATTTGAAGGTAAATGAAGACAATGTAATAAGTTGCTCCTTGAAGGAAGTCCTGGTAAAGAATGAGGTCAGTTCATGTGCTGGAAATTTACATGCTGCTTCTCAAAATTTTGAAGACGGGGACATCTGTGCGCAACCAAATGAAATATCCCTTGAGGTTGGGGTAGTTAGAACTGGAACTAATGTTGATCCAGACGGAGCTTGTCCTTTCAAGAAAATTAAAGTCTTTCATAATGATGATGGGAAAACTGCGTCTGGAGGTGCTTCTGTGTTGATACCCAACATATCTTTAAATAACTtcaaagaagaaaagaaagaattgGTAAATGATAAATTAATCAACTCCAATAATGCATCCGTGCCATCTCAGGATACCCATACTATAGTTGAAGCTTTGAAGCCCAGTAAGGGGGATTTGACATTGACAAGAAAGAAACCGACTTCAGCAGTCCCTAGAGTTTTCACAAGTCCATCGTCCTTGAATTTAAGCAACTCAAAGAGGGCAACCCCTTTAAACCACAATGCAAAGTCCCGATCGTGGCATCGACCTGGTACGTTGATCGCATCCATGCAGCCAGTGAATAAGACTTTTTCACCCCCTGTTTCTGCATCAAGAATATCACCAAAAAAAGCTGGAAAAGTTCAGGGATCTTCTTATATTCGTAAAGGTAATAGTCTTGTTAGAAAACCTAGTACAGTTTCAGCAATTCCTTACGGTTCCCCTGCTTGTACTGTGTATCAGTTGAATTCTTCCGGCAAAGATGACATAAGGAAGAGTTCATGGTCAGGAAATAAGACTGGTATTAATGGTTCAGCTAGTTGGTTGAGAACAAGGGATGGAGATGAGAACTGTAAGAGTTCAAGGCCTGATAGCATGGAGGTAATTGCCAATTCAGCAAGTCACTTGATAACTGGAGGCTTGGTTGCCACTTCTGAGGGGACTAAAATACCACCACTGCCTCAAATAAACAAATTAAAGGACACTACATCTATCCATGCAGGAGATTGTACACCTTCGCCTCTGGAAAATTCCCCATCAGATAGTTGTCCTGAAGCCTCGTTGACTCCTCTACAACAAACCCCAAACGTTGACATCCCAAATATTTTGGAGGATGATCCGAAGCTTTCTGGAACATCTGAACATGGTACTGGCCTGAACAGTGATTTGGAAAATGAAAGGGTACTAGATAAAGGGAAATCAGGGGAAAGAATTACATATGTAAAACGAAAATCAAATCAGTTGATTGCTACTAGAAATGTTAACGATATTTCTAATCAGGATGCAGATAAGTTGCAAGTCTTACCATCTGATAGCTATTATAAGAGGAGAAAAAATCAACTCATTAGAGCTTCAACAGAAAATCATAATATGCGAAGAGAAGTTCCTGCTAGCACTGTAAACTCAGAGCGGAAAAGGATTTCCAGTAATACTTCAGGCGGAAGTTTGAGCAAGCGACACTTCAATAAAG TGTGGAGATTGGGAAAAACACATTCACCAAAGAAAGTCGGTAGTTCACTGCGCGAAAAATCTGTCTTGTTCCCATGGAAGAGAACAGTGTGTTGGCAGAATTCAATCCATAATACACCTTATACTTCTACTAACAATTCTCTAACTTCCATCAG GTCAAGACGTGGCTTTTCGCTTCGGATATCCAAGTTATTGAGTGTTGGTGGGTCCAGCCTGAAGTGGTCGAAGTCAATTGAAAAAAACTCAAAAAGAGCGAATGAG GAGGCTACACTGGCGGTTGCAGCAGTGCAGAAGAAGAAAAGAGATCAGAAGAACGCTCGTGTTGTTCCAGGGACAAAGAGCAGGAATAAATTTTCTCGTAAGTTAGTTAATAGTATGAAGCTGCACCCAG GAGAAAGAATATTTAGGATTGGCTCTCTTCGTTATAAAATGGACCCTACAAGAAGAACTCTTCAAAGGATTTCAG ACGTCGAAGCATCATGCTCGCCCACTTCCAACTCTGAAAAGAATGTGAAGAAGTCCTATGTACCACGAAGATTAGTAATTGGCAATGACGA ATATGTGCGGATCGGAAATGGTAACCAACTGATTAGAGATCCAAAGAAACGAACTCGAGCCTTGGCAAGTGAGAAAGTTCGTTGGAGTTTGCATACTGCCAGGTTGAGACTGGCAAGAAAGAGCAAGTATTGTCAATTTTTTACTAGGTTTGGGAAGTGTAACAAGGATGATGGGAAATGTCCGTATATCCACGACCATTCCAAAATTGCTGTCTGCACAAAATATTTAAGTGGATCATGCACCAGTTTGAACTGCAAATTGACCCATAAG GTTATACCTGAAAGGATGCAGGATTGTTCTTATTATCAGCAGG GGTCATGTTCCAACCATTCTTGTCCT